One segment of Akkermansiaceae bacterium DNA contains the following:
- a CDS encoding NADH-quinone oxidoreductase subunit J, with protein sequence MIALCIIVPLILLAAMGAVWKARPVHAALLLALSLSLVAVLYITIGIDFIGLVQFAVYVGAIAVLIVFSLLITRPGDEAEELDRRPQSMIPGLFCTLPVLGVLVYSVMLGTMEVETTSTEPEVPAVSLQKMGEVLFTTHAPAVIAIAVLLTAVMIGAALFAREPQKKQPTSSDS encoded by the coding sequence ATGATTGCTCTTTGTATTATCGTCCCCCTGATTCTCCTTGCTGCCATGGGTGCCGTTTGGAAGGCGCGGCCTGTGCACGCGGCCTTGCTGTTAGCCTTGTCGCTTTCGTTGGTTGCCGTGCTCTACATCACAATAGGAATCGACTTTATTGGCCTTGTGCAATTTGCGGTCTACGTCGGTGCCATTGCGGTGTTGATCGTGTTTTCTTTATTGATCACACGCCCTGGTGACGAGGCCGAAGAACTCGACCGCCGCCCGCAATCGATGATCCCGGGCCTGTTCTGCACCTTGCCTGTGTTAGGTGTGCTGGTTTACTCCGTGATGCTGGGCACCATGGAGGTGGAAACGACGTCCACCGAGCCGGAGGTGCCTGCGGTTTCTCTGCAAAAAATGGGTGAAGTGCTCTTTACCACCCACGCTCCCGCCGTGATAGCCATCGCGGTGCTTCTCACCGCCGTGATGATCGGAGCGGCTCTGTTTGCCCGCGAGCCACAGAAAAAACAACCTACCTCGTCTGACTCATGA
- the nuoH gene encoding NADH-quinone oxidoreductase subunit NuoH: MNLLASQTEEASLWALEWLPRLPQRLIEGWATDLGTPDWLVTILGVLVAAATVVGVFLGGFAILSLVERKTLARIQNRLGPNRAGWFGILQPMADGIKMLTKEDIVPTKAEWFLHLVAPIMIVIPAILALGVIPLGREWVPVELELGLLFFFAVGAMTELSVFIAGWASGSKFPMLGAMRAISQMVSYELSLILSSMGVIMMAGTLSLPAIVENQGGALGWNIFTPWGLVAGIVFFIASIAEANRCPFDLPEGESEIVAGHMTEYSGFKYALFFMGEYLGLFAISGLGITLFLGGWQAPFPFLDFIPSYIWFFSKLAVVIMMFLWIRGTFPRVRIDQLMRFGWLFLIPTALLTIPAAAIWKFSDGGILGWLYTVPLLLIPWVVVTVLYNRRLAPANNRQYHFAE; this comes from the coding sequence ATGAATCTGTTAGCTAGCCAAACTGAAGAAGCATCGCTGTGGGCACTTGAATGGCTGCCGCGTCTGCCGCAACGTTTGATCGAAGGCTGGGCGACGGATCTGGGAACTCCCGATTGGTTGGTGACCATCCTTGGCGTCCTCGTGGCCGCCGCGACGGTGGTGGGCGTCTTTCTCGGAGGTTTTGCCATCCTGTCACTGGTCGAGCGGAAAACGCTGGCCCGTATCCAGAACCGACTGGGTCCTAACCGCGCTGGTTGGTTTGGCATCCTGCAGCCGATGGCTGACGGTATCAAGATGCTCACCAAGGAGGATATTGTGCCGACCAAGGCCGAGTGGTTTTTGCACTTGGTGGCTCCCATCATGATTGTGATTCCTGCGATCCTGGCGCTCGGGGTGATCCCGTTAGGCCGCGAGTGGGTTCCTGTGGAACTGGAGTTGGGTTTGCTGTTTTTCTTTGCTGTGGGTGCCATGACCGAGCTGTCCGTATTCATCGCAGGATGGGCCAGCGGATCAAAGTTCCCGATGCTCGGCGCCATGCGTGCCATTTCCCAGATGGTCAGTTACGAACTCTCGCTGATCCTCTCCTCCATGGGGGTGATCATGATGGCGGGAACGCTTTCGTTACCGGCCATTGTCGAAAACCAGGGGGGCGCGCTCGGCTGGAACATCTTCACCCCGTGGGGGCTGGTTGCAGGTATTGTGTTTTTCATCGCCAGTATAGCCGAGGCGAACCGGTGCCCGTTTGACCTGCCTGAAGGGGAATCAGAAATTGTCGCAGGGCACATGACGGAATATTCCGGTTTTAAATACGCCCTGTTTTTCATGGGGGAATACCTGGGGCTGTTCGCTATTTCCGGACTGGGCATCACGCTCTTTCTCGGTGGTTGGCAGGCGCCATTCCCGTTCCTCGACTTCATTCCATCCTACATCTGGTTTTTCTCCAAACTCGCGGTTGTCATCATGATGTTCCTGTGGATCAGGGGAACCTTCCCCCGGGTCAGGATCGACCAGCTGATGCGCTTCGGGTGGCTGTTCCTGATACCCACCGCCCTGCTCACCATTCCTGCTGCTGCGATCTGGAAATTCAGTGATGGCGGAATACTTGGATGGCTCTACACCGTGCCCCTTTTACTGATTCCATGGGTTGTTGTCACCGTGCTTTATAACCGTCGGTTGGCTCCCGCTAACAACCGTCAATACCACTTTGCCGAATGA
- a CDS encoding NADH-quinone oxidoreductase subunit I: MPGLGLFKGLAVTGKNFIQSYYKKDRMTTVQYPEARAPISPNFRNFPFLVYDETPEEGLRCTACSICEKSCPPQCIYIVMDRDENGKAKSRPKTFEIDLTVCMNCGICSEVCPFDSIYMDGEYELSADDRFGGLVFGLDKLAKSEEYHMKLRPEQATEVAASRKAAAEKKAAAAAAKAAKAKAAAEAKAKAKAKAKAAAEAKEEETAADAGGDQADGAPALPSEKKGDTE, encoded by the coding sequence ATTCCCGGTTTGGGTTTGTTCAAGGGTCTTGCCGTGACAGGGAAGAACTTCATCCAGAGCTATTATAAAAAGGACCGCATGACCACCGTGCAGTATCCTGAGGCTCGCGCACCGATCAGTCCGAATTTCCGGAACTTTCCCTTCCTCGTTTATGATGAGACACCCGAGGAGGGACTGCGCTGCACTGCCTGCTCGATCTGTGAGAAATCATGTCCGCCACAGTGCATCTACATCGTCATGGACCGCGATGAGAATGGCAAGGCGAAGTCACGGCCCAAGACCTTTGAGATCGATCTCACCGTTTGTATGAACTGCGGCATCTGCTCGGAAGTCTGCCCCTTCGATTCCATCTACATGGACGGCGAGTATGAACTGAGTGCCGACGACCGCTTCGGTGGTCTGGTCTTCGGATTGGACAAGCTGGCGAAGTCGGAGGAATACCACATGAAGCTTCGTCCGGAACAGGCGACGGAAGTCGCGGCAAGCCGTAAAGCGGCCGCCGAGAAAAAGGCCGCGGCGGCAGCAGCCAAGGCAGCCAAAGCCAAGGCCGCAGCTGAAGCCAAGGCCAAGGCCAAGGCCAAGGCCAAGGCGGCTGCCGAGGCCAAAGAGGAGGAGACGGCGGCGGATGCCGGGGGTGATCAAGCGGACGGGGCGCCCGCGCTCCCCTCTGAGAAGAAAGGAGACACTGAATGA